Proteins encoded by one window of Novosphingobium aureum:
- a CDS encoding capsular polysaccharide export protein, LipB/KpsS family, whose amino-acid sequence MKTSVQHPPAFLRIPPFPGHRAAPLAVRPARASSLAECEASDGAQGLGEGHSLLALLREHRVGGPFWGPGPDSDRACLPATPSPSGVVICASHARWLPMLIAMARREFPSEPLLVRVAHGAALRPWVDLTIARSPSPIRHLAHDSDPWALCSSASLVIADAEDEAALVARVLQCRCRIIGQGRFARLAGSAEDSAPGSELTLEMENTLASVVQAELADSWCYRDPFSAAALSPHNAIELLARWRRTIHENRKIHAVFGVARWKRPTVDPLLWDGTGPVRHRSRIPRSGRGEAGIRGTGHVVAWRARCTPRLIDTLERQVGQLAEIEDGLIRSSGLGAHCVPPLSIVLDPLGAHFDPTGPSTIETLLRKAEIPSALCARARDLRERLVAAGIGKYGAPPKRPPASGPVPCRKHRVVLVVGQVADDRAMAGTDLDNLALLRRARKAEPDAHIVYRPHPDVEAGHRKGALPDELVLNWADTIDRESLVAALLEQADTVHVISSLTGFEALLRGCKVVTHAMPFYAGWGLTLDCAPVPARRDRVRSLDELVACALILYPRYTDPVTRLPCTPEVLVARLAGRGQARARLTPLIALRRAQGALRRLLTGRFALPAANAPEHAL is encoded by the coding sequence GTGAAGACCTCTGTCCAGCATCCTCCCGCATTCCTGCGCATTCCGCCGTTTCCCGGACACCGCGCCGCGCCCTTGGCGGTCCGCCCTGCACGCGCATCGAGCCTCGCGGAATGCGAGGCCAGCGATGGTGCGCAAGGCCTTGGCGAAGGCCACAGCCTGCTCGCCCTGCTGCGCGAGCACAGGGTGGGCGGCCCGTTCTGGGGGCCTGGGCCGGATAGTGACCGCGCCTGCCTGCCGGCGACACCCTCTCCATCCGGCGTCGTCATCTGTGCCTCGCATGCAAGGTGGTTGCCGATGCTGATCGCCATGGCGCGTCGAGAATTCCCCTCAGAGCCGCTACTGGTCCGGGTGGCGCATGGCGCGGCCCTGAGGCCTTGGGTCGACCTTACCATTGCCCGCTCACCCTCACCGATCCGGCACCTTGCCCACGACAGCGATCCCTGGGCGCTGTGCAGCTCGGCCAGTCTGGTCATAGCCGATGCCGAAGACGAGGCCGCGCTGGTCGCGCGCGTCCTGCAATGCCGCTGCCGCATTATCGGCCAAGGCCGCTTTGCACGGCTGGCAGGCAGCGCCGAAGACAGCGCGCCTGGTAGTGAATTGACGCTCGAGATGGAGAACACGCTGGCCAGTGTCGTGCAGGCCGAGCTTGCCGATTCGTGGTGCTATCGCGACCCGTTCAGCGCAGCTGCGCTGTCCCCGCACAATGCGATTGAACTGCTCGCCCGGTGGCGTCGCACGATCCACGAGAACCGCAAGATCCACGCGGTGTTTGGCGTGGCCCGGTGGAAACGGCCCACGGTCGATCCGCTGCTCTGGGACGGGACGGGACCGGTCCGGCATCGCAGCCGGATACCGCGATCCGGGCGCGGCGAGGCCGGTATCCGGGGCACCGGACATGTCGTCGCATGGCGCGCACGCTGCACCCCGCGCCTGATCGACACGCTTGAGCGCCAAGTCGGCCAGCTTGCCGAGATCGAGGACGGCCTGATCCGCTCCTCGGGGCTGGGCGCCCATTGCGTGCCACCGCTCTCGATCGTTCTCGACCCGCTCGGCGCCCATTTCGACCCGACCGGCCCTAGCACGATCGAGACTCTCCTGCGCAAAGCCGAGATACCGTCCGCCTTGTGTGCAAGGGCGCGCGACCTGCGCGAACGGCTCGTCGCAGCGGGCATCGGCAAATATGGCGCTCCGCCGAAGCGCCCGCCCGCCAGCGGCCCCGTTCCTTGCCGCAAGCATCGCGTCGTCCTTGTCGTCGGGCAAGTCGCGGACGACCGCGCGATGGCCGGCACCGATCTCGACAATCTTGCCCTGCTACGCCGTGCGAGGAAGGCCGAACCAGACGCCCATATCGTCTACCGGCCACATCCCGACGTCGAGGCCGGTCACCGCAAGGGCGCGCTCCCTGATGAATTGGTCCTCAACTGGGCGGACACTATCGATCGCGAAAGCCTGGTCGCTGCCCTGCTCGAACAGGCCGACACGGTCCACGTAATCTCATCGCTGACCGGCTTCGAGGCTCTTTTGCGCGGGTGCAAGGTGGTGACGCATGCCATGCCCTTCTATGCTGGCTGGGGACTGACACTGGACTGCGCTCCGGTACCCGCACGACGCGACCGGGTGCGTTCGCTCGATGAGCTGGTCGCCTGTGCGCTGATCCTCTACCCGCGCTACACTGACCCGGTAACGCGCCTGCCATGCACGCCCGAGGTGCTCGTGGCGCGCCTCGCCGGACGAGGGCAGGCCCGGGCGAGGCTAACCCCTCTGATCGCTTTGCGCCGCGCTCAAGGCGCGCTGCGCCGCCTGCTGACAGGCCGCTTCGCCCTCCCCGCCGCGAACGCCCCGGAACATGCGCTGTGA